One region of Oryza sativa Japonica Group chromosome 5, ASM3414082v1 genomic DNA includes:
- the LOC4339625 gene encoding large ribosomal subunit protein eL20-like: MVAYRFHQYQVVGRALPTPGDEHPKIYRMKLWATNEVRAKSKFWYFLRKLKKVKKSNGQMLAINEIFERNPTTIKNYGIWLRYQSRTGYHNMYKEYRDTTLNGAVEQMYTEMASRHRVRFPCIQIIKTATVHFKLCKRDNTKQFHNSNIKFPLVYRKVRPPTRKLKTTFKASRPNLFM; this comes from the exons ATGGTCGCCTACAGG TTCCATCAGTACCAGGTGGTGGGTCGCGCGCTCCCGACCCCCGGCGATGAGCACCCCAAGATCTACCGCATGAAGCTCTGGGCCACCAACGAGGTCCGCGCCAAGTCCAAGTTCTG GTACTTCCTGAGGAAGCTGAAGAAGGTGAAGAAGAGCAATGGACAGATGCTCGCCATCAACGAG ATCTTTGAGCGTAACCCTACAACGATCAAGAACTACGGCATCTGGCTGCGTTACCAGAGCAGAACAGGTTACCACAACATGTACAAGGAATACCGTGACACTACTCTGAATGGTGCTGTGGAGCAGATGTACACCGAGATGGCCTCTCGTCACCGTGTGAGGTTCCCCTGCATTCAGATCATCAAGACCGCAACAGTTCACTTCAAGCTCTGCAAGAGGGACAACACTAAGCAGTTCCACAACTCGAATATCAAGTTCCCGCTCGTGTACCGCAAGGTCAGGCCGCCCACCAGGAAGCTGAAGACCACCTTCAAGGCATCTAGGCCGAACTTGTTCATGTGA